One Bacilli bacterium genomic window carries:
- a CDS encoding valine--tRNA ligase produces MTEKEQQNPTGNELPTTYDPRRSESKWYDYWLKGEYFKAGARKNAKPFTIVIPPPNVTGMLHIGHALDFTLQDIIVRAKRMQGYDALWLPGTDHAGIATQTVVEKKLRNEGVSRYDLGREKFLEEVWKWKAQYADTIRSQWAKIGLSLDYSRERFTLDEGLSQAVREVFVRLYEKGLIYRGKYIINWDPAARTALSDIEVEYKELKGHLYHLKYPLKDGSGHIVVATTRPETMLGDTAVAVHPDDERYRHLVGKTIVLPVIGREIPIIADEYVEKEFGSGAVKITPAHDPNDFEVGLRHALPQVLVMDEAGKMNENAGPYKGLDRFECRERIVKDLQEQGVLIRIEEHVHQVGHSDRTGVVIEPYLSTQWFVRMKPLAEAAIKAQQSGDGVHFVPDRFEKIYLHWIENVRDWCISRQLWWGHRVPAWYCDACGETTVSRHDPAVCAHCGSERIRQDEDVLDTWFSSALWPFSTLGWPNKTEDMARYYPTDVLVTGYDIIYFWVARMIFSALEFTGRIPFRDVLIHGLVRDAKGRKMSKSLGNGVDPLEVIEKYGADAMRYMISTGSTPGQDLRFHWEKVEQARNFANKIWNASRFVLMNLDGFSRQDMALAGPLDVSDRWILHRLNETVRDVTRLLDSYEFGETGRILYDFIWDDFCDWYIEFSKLRLYGEDAAAKNTVRSVLVHVLDGILRMLHPFMPFLTEEIWQHLPHEGETLVLAAWPKVEANREDAAAFREMELLKEIIRSVRNVRAEVNVPMGKKIGLMLKPENAEVWQLIRQNEEYIRRFANTSTLVVDTALSAPDKAVTAVISGVELFFPLSGLIDIAQEIERLEKELETLTFEVERVSKKLANENFVAKAPAKVVAEERAKHLDYTGKREKVLARIAELKSV; encoded by the coding sequence AAGGAACAACAAAATCCGACGGGCAATGAACTGCCCACCACTTACGATCCCAGGCGATCCGAAAGCAAATGGTACGATTATTGGTTAAAAGGCGAGTATTTCAAAGCGGGGGCGAGAAAAAACGCCAAACCGTTTACGATCGTCATTCCGCCACCGAATGTGACCGGCATGCTGCATATCGGCCATGCGCTCGATTTTACCCTGCAGGATATTATCGTTAGGGCAAAACGGATGCAGGGCTACGACGCCCTTTGGCTTCCCGGCACCGACCATGCGGGCATCGCCACGCAGACAGTGGTGGAAAAAAAGCTGCGCAATGAAGGCGTAAGCCGCTACGACCTGGGGCGGGAAAAATTTCTGGAAGAAGTCTGGAAGTGGAAAGCGCAATATGCCGACACGATTCGTTCGCAATGGGCGAAAATCGGGCTGTCGCTTGACTATAGCCGCGAGCGGTTTACGTTGGACGAGGGCTTGTCGCAAGCCGTCCGCGAAGTGTTTGTCCGGCTGTATGAAAAGGGGCTGATTTACCGCGGCAAATATATCATCAACTGGGATCCGGCGGCGCGCACCGCTTTATCCGATATCGAAGTGGAATACAAAGAGCTGAAAGGCCATTTGTATCATCTCAAATATCCGCTAAAAGACGGCAGCGGCCATATCGTGGTCGCCACCACCCGTCCGGAAACGATGCTCGGCGATACGGCGGTTGCCGTCCATCCCGATGACGAGCGCTATCGGCATCTTGTCGGAAAAACGATCGTGCTTCCCGTCATTGGCCGGGAAATTCCGATTATTGCCGACGAATACGTGGAGAAAGAGTTCGGCAGCGGCGCCGTCAAGATTACGCCGGCGCACGATCCGAACGATTTTGAAGTAGGCCTTCGCCATGCTTTGCCGCAGGTGCTCGTAATGGACGAGGCCGGCAAAATGAACGAGAATGCGGGTCCTTACAAAGGATTGGATCGCTTCGAATGCCGCGAGCGGATTGTCAAGGATTTGCAGGAGCAGGGCGTTTTGATCCGGATTGAAGAGCATGTTCATCAGGTAGGTCACAGCGATCGCACCGGCGTCGTCATCGAGCCGTATTTGTCGACGCAGTGGTTTGTCAGGATGAAGCCGCTCGCCGAAGCGGCAATTAAGGCACAGCAATCAGGCGACGGCGTTCATTTTGTGCCGGACCGGTTTGAAAAGATATATTTGCATTGGATCGAAAATGTGCGCGATTGGTGCATCTCCCGCCAGCTATGGTGGGGGCATCGCGTTCCCGCCTGGTATTGCGACGCTTGCGGGGAAACGACGGTGTCAAGGCACGACCCGGCCGTTTGCGCGCATTGCGGCAGCGAGCGGATTCGCCAGGATGAAGATGTGCTGGACACGTGGTTCAGTTCGGCGCTGTGGCCGTTTTCGACACTCGGGTGGCCGAACAAAACGGAGGATATGGCGCGCTATTATCCTACCGACGTGCTTGTGACCGGCTACGACATTATTTATTTCTGGGTAGCGCGGATGATTTTCAGCGCGTTGGAATTTACCGGCCGCATTCCGTTCAGGGATGTGCTGATTCACGGACTTGTCCGCGATGCAAAGGGGCGGAAAATGTCCAAATCGCTCGGCAACGGAGTCGATCCGCTCGAGGTGATTGAAAAATACGGCGCCGACGCGATGCGCTATATGATTTCCACCGGCAGCACGCCGGGGCAGGATTTGCGTTTCCATTGGGAAAAGGTGGAACAGGCGCGCAATTTCGCCAACAAGATCTGGAACGCCTCGCGCTTTGTGCTCATGAACCTGGACGGATTTTCCCGGCAAGACATGGCCTTGGCCGGCCCGCTGGATGTTTCCGACCGGTGGATTTTGCACCGGTTGAACGAGACGGTGCGCGACGTTACGCGACTGTTGGACAGTTACGAATTCGGCGAAACCGGCCGCATTTTGTATGATTTTATCTGGGACGATTTTTGCGACTGGTATATCGAATTTTCCAAGCTGCGCTTGTACGGCGAAGACGCGGCGGCAAAAAACACGGTCCGCTCCGTGCTCGTGCATGTGCTGGACGGCATTTTGCGCATGCTGCATCCGTTCATGCCGTTTCTCACGGAAGAAATCTGGCAGCATTTGCCGCATGAAGGCGAAACGCTGGTGTTGGCCGCGTGGCCGAAAGTGGAAGCAAACCGCGAGGATGCCGCGGCGTTCCGGGAAATGGAGCTGTTAAAGGAGATTATCCGTTCCGTCCGCAACGTTCGCGCCGAGGTTAACGTGCCGATGGGCAAAAAGATCGGGCTGATGCTGAAGCCGGAGAACGCGGAAGTTTGGCAGCTGATTCGGCAAAATGAAGAATATATTCGCCGTTTTGCCAACACGTCGACGCTTGTCGTCGATACGGCGCTTAGCGCCCCGGACAAAGCTGTAACGGCGGTAATAAGCGGTGTGGAACTGTTCTTCCCGCTCTCCGGGTTGATCGACATCGCCCAGGAAATTGAAAGGCTGGAAAAAGAATTGGAAACACTGACATTCGAAGTGGAGCGTGTTTCCAAGAAGCTGGCCAACGAAAATTTTGTCGCCAAGGCGCCGGCAAAAGTGGTAGCGGAGGAACGCGCCAAACATCTTGATTATACCGGCAAACGCGAAAAAGTGCTTGCCCGGATCGCGGAACTCAAATCCGTATAA
- a CDS encoding folylpolyglutamate synthase/dihydrofolate synthase family protein codes for MGKSETAQQTYFQTYEEAVRWITGLVPFGIRPGLKRMNWLMDKLNHPERSLKFIHVAGTNGKGSVCAYIAEVLRQAGFSVGTFNSPYIEQYTDRICVNGEHIAESVLLQIANQIKPLADEIAEGELGPLTMFEVTTTLALVYFARHAYPDFVVWEAGLGGRLDCTNIVYPLVSVITNIGHDHMDVLGETLAQVAAEKAGIIKSGVPVVSAASQPEAVAAIAEAARQKKSTLYLAGREFSWRTNDTKENEQSFAFACPFRSLPGVMITMNGLHQVENAAVALMTLEVLRQYYAVVVDEENIREGMRATKWKGRLEMIAQNPRILLDGAHNPEGAEALAKTLKNVYRYEKLRLMVGMVANKNHREFLRHILPLVDTLIVTEPDYHRKKPAAEFAAIVRELEPELCRESFAMSVEPDWRKALELLQAHTGERDLAVVTGTLYMVADVRACLTGKADCEKGW; via the coding sequence ATGGGTAAGTCGGAAACGGCGCAACAAACATATTTTCAAACCTATGAAGAAGCTGTGCGGTGGATCACAGGTCTGGTTCCTTTTGGCATCAGGCCGGGGCTTAAGCGGATGAATTGGCTGATGGACAAACTGAACCATCCGGAGCGCAGCTTGAAATTCATCCATGTGGCCGGTACAAACGGCAAAGGCTCGGTGTGCGCATATATTGCCGAAGTTTTGCGGCAAGCCGGTTTTAGCGTCGGTACCTTCAATTCGCCATACATCGAGCAATATACGGACAGAATTTGTGTGAACGGCGAACATATTGCGGAATCCGTCTTGCTGCAAATTGCCAATCAAATCAAACCGCTGGCGGACGAAATCGCCGAGGGAGAATTGGGTCCGCTCACCATGTTTGAAGTCACCACAACACTTGCGCTTGTATATTTCGCGCGGCACGCATATCCCGATTTTGTCGTTTGGGAAGCCGGATTGGGGGGAAGACTGGATTGCACGAACATTGTTTATCCGCTTGTTTCCGTCATCACCAATATCGGCCACGACCATATGGATGTGTTGGGTGAAACACTTGCGCAAGTTGCCGCGGAAAAAGCCGGCATCATCAAATCCGGCGTCCCTGTGGTCAGCGCGGCGTCGCAGCCCGAGGCGGTTGCGGCCATCGCCGAAGCGGCCAGGCAAAAGAAAAGCACGTTGTATTTGGCCGGGCGGGAATTTTCCTGGCGTACGAATGATACAAAAGAAAACGAGCAGTCATTTGCTTTCGCCTGTCCGTTTCGCAGCCTGCCGGGCGTTATGATCACCATGAACGGCCTGCATCAGGTGGAAAACGCCGCGGTAGCGCTCATGACGCTTGAAGTGCTTAGGCAGTATTACGCCGTTGTCGTCGACGAGGAAAATATACGTGAAGGCATGCGGGCGACAAAATGGAAAGGCAGACTCGAGATGATCGCGCAAAATCCGCGAATTTTGCTGGATGGCGCGCACAACCCGGAAGGCGCGGAAGCGCTCGCCAAGACGCTAAAAAACGTGTATCGCTATGAGAAATTGCGGCTGATGGTCGGGATGGTGGCAAATAAGAATCATCGCGAATTCCTAAGGCATATACTACCTTTGGTGGATACATTGATCGTGACGGAGCCCGACTATCACCGGAAAAAGCCCGCCGCCGAATTCGCCGCGATTGTGCGGGAGCTTGAGCCGGAATTATGCCGGGAATCATTTGCCATGAGCGTCGAACCCGATTGGCGAAAAGCGCTAGAATTGTTGCAGGCCCATACGGGCGAGCGCGATTTGGCGGTTGTAACCGGCACGCTGTATATGGTTGCGGACGTTCGGGCATGTTTGACGGGAAAAGCGGATTGCGAAAAAGGTTGGTGA
- the murC gene encoding UDP-N-acetylmuramate--L-alanine ligase, with product MNTLEHVHFIGIGGYGMSAIANVLLEMGYTVSGSDVAQQELTEKLKAKGAQVFIGHEAENVKGADMVVYSTALSKDNVEMTAAEKWRIPIIHRSEMLAKIMNVKKGIAIAGAHGKTTTSSMIALVMENCAQDPTYIIGGEIMNVGSNAKAGNGDYVVAEADESDGSFLQYHPYLAVVTNIEADHLENYDGDFNKLKDAYAKFLNQVKTGGKAIVCLDDVHLRTMLPALRPPVITYGIDTDADFTARNIRLGDRKAVFTVHHKGRMLGEIALSIPGRHNVYNALATVIACLEAGLEFPQIAAAIREFRGAKRRFQVLGETAGILVIDDYAHHPTEIQATISAAKATGKRIIAVFQPQRYTRTFFLLDQFSRAFGEADEVVLTDIYSPAGEKQIEGVSSEKLAALIRENSNPNVTYIPTKEAVQAYLLKRVQPDDLVITMGAGDIWKCGKWLAKELEKRFEK from the coding sequence TTGAACACGCTTGAGCATGTGCATTTTATCGGCATAGGCGGCTACGGCATGAGCGCAATCGCGAATGTTTTATTGGAAATGGGATATACCGTCTCCGGCTCGGATGTCGCCCAGCAGGAATTGACGGAAAAGCTGAAAGCCAAAGGCGCGCAAGTGTTTATCGGCCATGAAGCGGAAAATGTGAAGGGCGCGGATATGGTCGTCTATTCGACCGCGCTTTCCAAAGACAACGTGGAGATGACCGCCGCGGAAAAATGGCGCATTCCGATCATTCACCGTTCGGAAATGCTGGCCAAAATCATGAATGTGAAAAAAGGCATTGCCATAGCCGGAGCGCACGGCAAAACGACAACTTCGTCCATGATCGCATTGGTGATGGAAAATTGCGCTCAGGACCCCACCTACATTATCGGCGGCGAGATCATGAATGTCGGCAGCAACGCGAAAGCGGGCAACGGCGATTATGTGGTCGCGGAAGCGGATGAAAGCGACGGATCGTTTTTGCAGTATCATCCCTACTTGGCGGTTGTGACCAACATTGAAGCGGACCACCTGGAAAATTACGACGGCGATTTCAACAAGTTGAAAGATGCGTACGCCAAATTTCTGAACCAGGTGAAAACGGGCGGAAAGGCGATTGTCTGCCTTGACGATGTTCACTTGCGAACGATGCTCCCGGCTTTGCGGCCGCCGGTCATCACTTACGGCATTGATACGGACGCCGATTTTACCGCGCGGAATATCAGGCTGGGGGATCGCAAGGCGGTGTTTACGGTTCATCATAAAGGGCGCATGCTAGGCGAAATCGCACTGTCCATTCCGGGAAGGCATAATGTTTACAATGCGCTGGCAACCGTCATCGCCTGCCTGGAGGCGGGACTTGAATTTCCGCAAATTGCCGCGGCCATTCGGGAATTCCGCGGAGCAAAGCGGCGTTTTCAGGTTTTGGGGGAGACCGCCGGCATTCTTGTCATTGACGATTACGCGCACCATCCGACGGAAATCCAGGCGACAATCAGCGCCGCCAAAGCGACGGGAAAACGGATTATCGCCGTATTCCAGCCGCAGCGGTACACGCGCACTTTTTTCCTGTTGGACCAATTCAGCCGGGCTTTTGGCGAAGCCGACGAAGTGGTTTTGACCGATATTTATTCTCCCGCCGGGGAAAAGCAGATCGAAGGCGTAAGTTCGGAAAAACTCGCCGCGTTGATCCGGGAAAACAGCAACCCCAACGTCACCTATATTCCGACCAAGGAAGCGGTGCAGGCGTATTTGCTCAAGCGCGTTCAACCGGATGACCTTGTCATCACCATGGGCGCCGGTGATATTTGGAAATGCGGCAAGTGGCTGGCCAAGGAACTGGAGAAGCGGTTTGAAAAGTGA